A DNA window from Agarivorans sp. TSD2052 contains the following coding sequences:
- a CDS encoding trimeric intracellular cation channel family protein, with translation MGNTIIFSLDLFGTAVFAISGVLIASRRKMDLFGALVLACVTAIGGGTIRDMALGVSPVFWVENGWYLWVILIASLSAVLLLNNFPTPPRWLLPVADAVGMAVFMAIGADKALQAGAPMIVAVTMGVITACGGGMIRDVLANQVPLVLQREVYATACIVGGLVWVAAIHLGFSTTVVTASCIITALTIRLVAIRYHLSLPKLSKNR, from the coding sequence CGGTTTTTGCTATCTCAGGTGTATTGATAGCTAGCCGCAGAAAAATGGATTTGTTTGGCGCTTTAGTCCTGGCCTGCGTTACTGCAATTGGGGGGGGCACTATCCGAGATATGGCGCTAGGAGTTAGCCCGGTCTTTTGGGTCGAGAATGGTTGGTATCTATGGGTAATATTGATAGCAAGCTTAAGCGCAGTATTGTTGTTGAATAATTTTCCTACGCCGCCTCGTTGGTTATTGCCCGTCGCTGATGCGGTTGGTATGGCAGTGTTTATGGCGATAGGTGCTGATAAAGCGTTGCAAGCGGGGGCGCCAATGATTGTCGCCGTTACGATGGGGGTAATTACCGCCTGCGGAGGTGGGATGATCCGCGACGTGCTGGCCAATCAGGTTCCTTTAGTATTGCAACGAGAAGTTTATGCGACGGCGTGCATTGTCGGTGGCTTGGTGTGGGTTGCAGCCATTCATCTTGGTTTTTCTACTACGGTAGTTACCGCTAGTTGCATCATCACCGCGCTAACTATTCGTTTGGTGGCTATTCGCTATCACTTATCTTTGCCCAAATTGTCTAAAAATCGTTAA